CATCATTCAACGGCTCCCGATAGTATGCGTTTGTTTGATCAAAGTTTTGAAAGCATTTCACTGGTTTTGGTGGCAGTGAAGACATCCCTTCAAAAGAATTGTGCCGCGTATGCTGTTTCTTGAAATCTATAACTGcattcatattttctgtgttCAAGCTGTTGGACATTTGATTTCCGAAACCTAAATTTGACAGAGCGTTCACATACGATTCCGAATCGTCAAGTGAAAGATTCCGTTTGTGATTGATTGAGTTTaaatgctgctgttgctgttggtgGTGATGATGGTGTTTTATGTTACGTAACTGTTGATGATGTGGTGAGTACTGCTGGCTTTCAAGGTTCAGGGCTTTGTCCTGATACGAATGGTGTACGGGAGATTGTAACGAATTCATTGGAGAAATCTTGGGAGAGATTCGACGTGAAGCCGGACTTTGTGGACTCGAATGTGATGAGTTGTGTAATGAAGTACATCGTAAAGAATTACGCCTATGAAGATCCTGTAATGTACAAATAGCCGCCGCAGTCTTTTGCAAATACATTTCAGTTTCGTTTGTGGACAGGTcctgaaataaaacaaaaaaaaacattgataaaTACGTGAGATTGTTTACTAACATATACCAATTAGTGCGGAAATCTTGTgttcaataattcaaatgtaaacgcggcctttttacttttttatattaATGCATGTTAATGTTCCAGTACTCAATAATACTTCAAATCATCCGACTGAACCACAAGAAAGAATGCACAGCATTGCTTTCGGTGACTGTTAAGCAAGAGGCAATGCCTATTAATCGTGAAACTCTCCTCAATCTAGACCACATTTTACATGCTCCACTGGAGCAGATCGCACGTGGACGGGAGATATCTTTatacaaaacaaataaatattaCATTATACTGGCATCATGATCTTGTAACATTTTTCTTGAGCTACAATAACATAACCTGAGCTGTGCGCGCGTGCTTGGTTTCAAATATATACTACGCTTATCATATTTGtgcaaaaaatataacatatgTGTTATGGAGTTGATGTATCTTTTTCTTCGAATTTATTTGTTTCAACGCTGAACAAGAAAATTAACCATTGTTTCGGGTGTATACCGAATGCACACTTTGCagcattaaaaaacaaaaagtgaaactTAATTTGATTCGTAATCTGATTCCACAAATAGGTATAGTAACAAAATCTTCAATTTGTTGTCTATCATAATCATTGATGTCTTTTAGTCTCTGTCCTTTTGCACCATGTTTCAACTACGTTGTAGCTCTAGTATAAATGTGAAGTGTCTCGATCAAATAATCAATTTTGAAATATGAGTAAGCATATGATGATCCAAAGTACTATTGTAAAATTAGCTGAGGATCATGAGGAACTGGAAGCGTTCTTAGCTTCAATCCAAGTAAACATCGTTGAAAAATTAGTATTTATATATATCCTGATTACATTAATTGCTGGTTCGCCTGCCTAATTAAGCACAACTGTCCAGTTAAATCCAATAAGATTGTATTTATGCTATTTACATCTATAAATCAATTCAACCAACTTACCGAATTGCTCCCTTGCAAACTCCGGTTCCTACTAACACTTCTAGCTCGGCCAACCGATCCAATAGGTGACGGAATTTTACTCGGACTCATAGGTGGCTTCGCTGCATTCGGATTGGTATATTGTCTCATGCTCCCTCTTCTAGTGAATTCGTTAAAACTTGAACTCACTTCATTATTATAACCTTGCTTTATCAAAGGTTCACTACCACAACTGTCATTCAACAAACGATCCAGCTGTTTTCGATACAAATGTTGCCTATCCAGATTGTCTCCAAATTCTTCATATTTTTTAGCATCATAATAGTCACTTTTGGTCATATCAATGTCAAAATCGTACCCAAATTGATTACTGTTTTCAAAGTCATAACTTCGGGTCATATTGGAATTATTGCTGTTGGATTTCTGAACAGGGTTTTTTGAATATTCTCGTGCATTTTTAGCCCATTCTTGAATCCAATCTTTTTTGCTAGCAACGGAACCTATAGCAGATGCATCGGAACTTGTTTTATGCCTTGGACTGTCATAATTCTTATTGTAATTTGACAATCCAGTTGCTTTTTGTGAATCAGTATAGCAATTCAGAATTTTTGCTTCTTCGTGTTTATGTATATTTAATTTGGCCACACCTTGAACGTATTCGGAGCTATCAATGTGAGATTTAGTTAAGCTGTTTCTCCGCTGCATTCCtgatcgattttccaaactcGGCTTTATGCTCAAAATTCCACTAGTGGTGACGGATGTAAATGTTCCTTGGTCCGATGAATCAACTTGTTGTGAGTAAACAGCTTTATCTGGCGATTTAGATTTGTGAGTAATGTTTTTAACACGCGATTTCAACTTTTCTAAATAagattgttttgatttcattggCTGCATTCCAGATGAATCATGAAAATAAGTAACTTCTAGAATATTAGGTTTTCGCCTTTCATCAGTTTTTCCAAATATTGGCTGATCTAAGTCTATGATTTCTAGTTCATCATGAAAATTAGTTGGCCGCCTAGGAGAAGTATCTATGCTGAGACCCGTTGGCAAAAAGTGTTTTGTAGTCGTTTTCGGATTCGATGCTGGcattcgatcaatattcatacgTTCTTTTTGTTCCTCAGTATAATTGTCTCCATCTAAAGTATAGGTTCCTGCTTCACTAACGCTCTCGCCATCATcatcttttccaaaattttctaaTGGAGGTTCAACGCAGAGAAGTCCTATCGAAGAATCCAAACTTTCAGCATTGAACTCAGAACTGGAACATGCATCTTTCGTGATATTTTGCTGATCAAATGCCATTTGCAACGTAGTCGATCTAGGCGTAAACTTATTACCATCCTTCATCTGAATAACAGATTCTTTCGCTGTAACTTCGGTCATGCTAGTGCGAGGACTCCAACTGTGTCTTTTACTAATAGCGTCCTtggtggatttatttttatctcgaagtttTACATCTGTCTGCATATCGGGCAAGTTGTTCTTATTTTTCCGCGGAAGATTCACACTTTGGGGCGTTTTTATCTTACCTGGAGGTGGTCCTGATTCCAACTTTGATAACGAAACGCCACGTTTGTGTCTGTTTTGGAATCGCTCGAGCATTTTTTCGTGACGTTGTGCATCTATTGACTTTCGTCCGTCACTGAAATCAATTGTAAATGCTAATGCATTTCGAACGTCAGGGTCCTCGCTGCTGCAACGCTGGTCTTTCTTTATTTCCTGCATTGACATACTTTTATTTACACTATGCCCATCTCGAACTTCTTTGTAGGAACTACAGTTACTTGATTGCATTTTCCGTCTGTCTACGTTTTTTGCCGCAAGAGGCTCAGTGCAGACATGATCATCCAGAGGGGAATAATCACTTTTTCTTGAATTCTCGGGACTATGGTCGCTTTTTTCATAATCAGTAACAGTTCCCACGTCAGTCGGATTTTTCGTATCTTTTCCATCGATATTGCACTGTCTTTCTACGAAAGGATCCATTTTCGtagtatataatatatattcttATTGCCAGAAAGTTATTCGCATTCAGCTTCAATTCCTGCTGTCCTTATAGGAATACATCAGCAACTTGTTATGTTTCTTATTTACATTATTTAATACAACAGCACCCATGAATGCCTTACTTTACTGCTCAAATGATACATGGTGAGCGGATGTAACACCAACAAAGCAAGAGGATTTTCCCTGTCACTGTTGTATCACTTTTGTTGGAGttattttgatgaaaatttacgTTTTTATTTTTGGCAACTCATGATCGCGTTGAGATCGTCGTAGCTTTCGTTTCACATACTGCACATAACAACCGAATTAATTTCATGTCTATTGTTTTTCTTTCCAGCAGGCATATTTCCCGTGCATCTAAAGAATTCCTCTAAACTGCCAAAACTATATCTGACACACAAGCAACGAACGGTTTATTGTTTATATCGTTAAATCTAACGCGATCACCCATATTTTCGATTAAAATTGCAGACAATGAATGATTGCGATTCATTTGAAATTCCACATTCAACCTTTATCTTCGAATGAACTGTCAATAAACTATATTATACTATGATATCATATATTcccacatttatttatttgagaatATCAGGTTGAAATCCAACTGAAACAGACTATTTGTAGCTTTACCCTAGCAGATAATTTAACTTGGATAAAAATAGATGTTTTAATACTTTTGACAGCATTCCAAATTTCAAGATGTATAAAATGTAGGAATAACAGACAGTGATGAACGAACGACATAGGGCTCATAACTAGTGTATTCAGGATATCGAAGCTGATTTACAACCAGTTtacaaaaaacaatttaaacAAAGCAGAAGGTTTGAATAAGTAGCTTACATGAATaatacattttatttttataatggtGAGAAGTAACATAATATTCCGCGGAAGGTTTAAACTGGATCAtgcggatagaatcaaattggttgtCAGAATGAATCCAATAGAAATACCAAAAGAGATTCAATAATCAGGAGgggaaaaagtgttacttttctCATAATTATCAACTACATAGATAAAATATTGTtatcaaaagcaaaataaatcgaaaattaataaaaatgaatgtACTACCTTACGCATCAATTAATCAGAATCAGAAAGATCTAGCTGATATTTTAGCAGGAACTGTAATTTCAGTGTTattgagaaaattttaattaatttaaattcaattttacttctttcaaaaatttattattttttatgtgtttttaagGGTTTATCCAAATTATAACATTGATTACATTGGAATTCACACAAAAGGCAAAAAAATAGGATCTATGAATAATACTTAAATAAACATACATCGGCTATCGTGCCACTTGAATCTGGTCTTCATTGAACACTTCactaacccagcaaacattaaatcgcataacaagcgtatatataacatcatatggcatataatgcgcctaacgggctatttgaaatttaatccaacagcggttaaaattttcgagtgcatcagcatttcattgtcatttcaatatgatgtaatatgttcttcattaggatctaatatgatttactgtttcatgattttcttcagcatgcaacacgatttactacagtgctgaatcgattcaaattatacgcttatacgacacacaaactgcatcagccactactcgctagatgtgcatctccacagaataaatcttgttcaaagcaacgtctgtcggtgtggaaacggttacgatgacatcgatcacgcagtttggcaatgtacggataattacgcagccagagagtaccttttgaatgcccttaggACCCAAAGaggacaaccctatgttcctgttagagacgtgttgggaactcgcgacatctgctatatgcagttgatctatatgtttgtgaaacggactagcataagaatttaatgcttttgtgtgtttttttttctttttcgttactagtttgtttgtcttgtcccctcatctcaccgtcgcccaccctcggcagatagtcgaacaccagatgctatccctggtctttatgcacaatgctacagtgcgtgcggcaactctcggttgagacaacgatacctcatatccatatccctaacctgatccatcccacaaaaattgttgcccctctaacctcgagtaaaccgcgagtaatcggtcgaaacctactaaacatagatttaagttgaaattctgtaaaaagtcgcaggagggttgtgtccgagacacgaccgcatagttgacataggattccgttaggatatttgttgattttggatatgtttcaattacatcgttaaactctttgatgatAATTCGGTGGTTTTGTTtcgttgttgggtattgtttgttcactccaccagtgtttactgagtgatgatgacagaaggatgataaacagtggTTGAATGGTGCGTATCCGATAAAAGATACATAAGTGGAACGAGAAATGATGAAAACCACTCTCTGTGATCCTATATGAGATTCCTCctttgttatgtatggatgaaataaagaaaaaaaactcaccaatgcatTATAAGATAAgttccaataccgaacacaattattaatttttctcatcagttaaaacaatatagagaaaacatatttgaaatggaaaaggtaattttcttttataatttttactctcTGAGTGTATATTCAAcctaatgcgaattttaattggactaacaacacctaatactaaatGTAGAGCAAACCACTGTTTATAATATTTCttcagtttttaaatttttctcgccgtataaactttccttgggtgagaatgaacacaaaaaaacagacagcttaaaccaaacgacccgttctcgagcgggacagaccttggtttttatttatgaaaattgaaataaatcgtttcatatttcaagtaatttttaacaatacttctaccatatacaattttacacttacacatgtgttaattttttcacaatacacgatcggtcatttatatgaaatttcacgaagcaaccaacattaaagttccaaatttaaattttatttgctataattaatcgtttcactcaccttacttgcaatataaaaatgccctcgacttgcatatatttgcaatgccgatctcccccggtcatcttggttttgatgtctctgttagggaacacatttcggcaggaacaaaagctccccctactgtGTATTAGCAATGGCGATTTCCTTCAGGCAGCttcgttttgatgtctctgttagggacccgccgcatttgtcgtcaatttcgaccaatcaaaagtgagtatttccgttaggataggggttgagatttttcaattgttagatagttagtttcatgacatatattattttcttcaatatacaaaattgttatggagtatcgaaatcgattgacgcaaaaatttcatcaatccatcatgaaatgactgagcaataagcgtttgaaattggacaattttcacgatgtgctcgattttcgattttcaatttgtaccccaatatgttcccgaaagacgtaatcctacgtcaaaacaaatcatgaattagtggctccgcaaagctcatgcgattgagccttacaaataaatgaattgaaaaaaaagacgggtgggtaatgtcggtgacataaccggagtgacgtaggactatacaaaggggacagcttttgctaaatatatattttaaatatattgttttattttcttctcctacgtgaatacctacctctctacctgaaaaatgtattagtttactgtttactctttatgaacatgttgggggttctgaaaagaacctttggtgttgtgtttttgcgtttttttttacaaacttgattcttaatttttttctgaaggctttgtacttattaaatgttcaacgtcgggcatctttcggcgtatacacatatcgtacaatcaaaatgatggctggctgtgatagggaatgcataggtggtcatcagttcgttcactatcatatatttcactattgagcacattaccgtaccttaagctgtggtttcggagacgaatgaattgtaagatttgtagtctccgcaaacaaagtaaataaaaatgaaaaagaactgaggttttggagacgaactctacgatctttcgagaaataaacgagctataagcgttctgaaaaaccaacagtaaataccgggacggatgaccttcgaattaaagccctttaaaataagaacagagcagcaggaaatacatagctcatcgtgttgctccttagttatttctctatgcaatgcagatgtaacgtcagtcaattttcaacatcagttatcaaccaaagaaagcagttcttgctaccgagaaaattcgttaatgccatcctgcatacaatgtgttgtaatttgaagccacttttaattcggaaaccatacatgggtttgtgaaaactgaatgaacaatttaaaagaccccaaccaccaataagttcaagaacaagtataaacaaaaaaaatcagtttatattatatgtcatattatgtcacttatagtgtattggtattgtgaaaaacttttaataactcttatttgaaaggtttaatggccctgaaaagcgccgtgttttacggtggctggttttgccaccaaagcagtctgtataaacaaactttttctttcttctacctgctgccgttttgcgattgcgtttgcctctcgctgaaactagttgttgccttgatgagcgccgaaccgaagctgctctgttcttgatgcgtgttttctgattgtcgtgagcagctttgcaagccaactcgagcactccgacggccgaaactctataatcgctgttaggtatactggtgctccggcaccaatccgttcggcctagttacccttgcggagcaatcagtgaatgcgaccaactgggaactggagacctgcacggttggagtgagactttgcctttcccttaacttgtcctcctttgttacgtccacacgtccacgttgctgcttgttttctttttatgatgtgatgcgatgcgatgttaaacgatgccgtacaaccacactggtttacggtttgaaagaaaatgagatatttttttgaggtACGCGCGTTTTATAccctagcggtacacgctcacaggatagagataaatcggcagactcagtcaAAGGGGCgtgtccaacgagacgaacgaatgagcgttaaaaggcagcgatggcaaaaaaatacattcattacgatttgttcgctcgttggattcacatgcaggctaaaaagggtccttttcaggatcacaaaattatctttaatctaaagagtttattgttttgttatcactggatatccccatcttgttcggctaaaccttccttccttcctagtgattgcgtttgccactcgccacagctttcacagttggaaaatttctccccatcctgcttgtgacatgttgtacagtaaattacattcaatgacacgtcgcattaccaccactcagtatcggattggaggtaattttaacctgtaattgaacatttgcgatgacagcggtacagtgtcgactttcaatgtggggtcataatttggaccccgaactctatgtttacaaaaatgtccaactaaatatgtcgcattacaggtccgtccaattagctaaatatcgagataagtgtaaattactgtactttcaatctagaagcaatttaagaattgagagaaaatcaataagctcagaacaactgccaaattcacatactcatcatatcctggcaaacaaattatgaaaaaatcaatttgtgttttattattattttgaatattgttttagaaagcattgaactgtatttccttcttttatggaaggtttaatggccctgaaaagcgccttgttttatggaatggtcccaatttagaaaacttagtactcgtggttttgaaaaaaaaccatttcgaacgccctcgatgccgccttattctggatttgccaccaaggccgtttgtataaagaacaaacttttttcttctgctacctgctgccgttttgcgattgcgtttgccgctcgccactcgctgcaactgcctgttgtcttgatgtcaaccgaaccgaatgtgttctgttccgaatgcgggttttcttatcgtcgcgagcagctttgccggctaactcgatcacttcggcggccgaaactatataacgccggctaggtggactggtgcactggtactaacgcgctcggcctagctacccttgcggggaactccagatcaacacggttcgatcgggattttgcctttcccttcacttttcctcctttaccatgtccatacatggctgcttgggttggtttgttgatgtgttgtgatgcgaaccgatgtggtgtacggtttggatgagaatgatcgttacggcagcggagcggggatttttaagctgactggctggctcgagaattacgcatgtgtgagactgccaccaatgtttcgttcatattttttctttttcctttccaatcgtgcttcattgtatttcgctgctgctctggttgcccgttttggtcggtacgatttgaggagcacaaaatggaccaatcaaaaatgggcacatagtgcatttggacaatgcttgatatttcacaattattcaattatttatctcaagaaaaatgaaatgttattcgttatgatagatgcgtagatatatttcctatcaattgatgtaaaaacctttgcgatctattgagaaatgctcgagttataagcgttccaaatcttgcattttttcctacttgttcagtgcctagatttccatttcaccccctatatcttccggttagacgtagtcctacgtcaaaaaactgcatcagcgtaataaacgcatatgatgcggattaaatatattttacgacaatgtacatcataaaattgatgtttattataccgaattgcgacttaatttgataatggtatataaaatcgagtttttaaattttatgcgatttcaaatatacacgatacataatttgattgatattatatgcgattatgatttattcggatttcttgtaagacttggcacgtgcaaaattatacgatttaatgtttcctGGGAAGGCGCTGTTGAACTTTGAACTGCTTGCTCAACTGATTGAATTTCGATATCCAATACTGAGCTTTCTTTCACCACATTTCGTGTAATCTGTAATTAGAATATTCCGAATTTATCAAACAGGATTGTAtcataaaaacagaaaaaaatatctatgATGTTTGGCACAACATTTTGGTGTTTCACTTTTCCCCGGACCGATGGGTAGAGTTTCGCAaggcttttgaaaattttcggaatttcacACTTAGATTCTGTGATGTTGTTGTCACTCCATCCTTCAGGATGAAATCTGCGTAGTTAAGGCCTGTTTAGAGTTCTCGTGAACGTGTACGTGAACAAactcttttttgttaataattcatcagcccatatataaaacgcgaggaaaatATCTTGAAACGATAAGAAGAAACATTTTATAGTGGAAACACatatttaaacacaattcatattgataaaaatggattacaggcaaaaaaagtcgcataaaaaaatcgtgcaaaacttcacctgcAGCTTTAAAAGATCGTGTTCGgtatacattttgaaaaaaactttttttgtgcggtagatagggaccgcacttAGAgccttagagcatttgatgagaggagggcaatgatttcagaagtggataattgagacgcaaatgtgcttttgacgtagagctacgtctttcattaagggtatcaaaacagaaaacaggtcacgtttttatgaaataaagttaacgttaataactatttttgccgcgatcggattttgacgatttacatactaaacgaatcgtaaattccgtaagatttgtttgatatgccatacattagaatcccctggttagtaaatggtaaaaattcatgaaaacttt
The Toxorhynchites rutilus septentrionalis strain SRP chromosome 2, ASM2978413v1, whole genome shotgun sequence genome window above contains:
- the LOC129765307 gene encoding uncharacterized protein LOC129765307 isoform X1 encodes the protein MDPFVERQCNIDGKDTKNPTDVGTVTDYEKSDHSPENSRKSDYSPLDDHVCTEPLAAKNVDRRKMQSSNCSSYKEVRDGHSVNKSMSMQEIKKDQRCSSEDPDVRNALAFTIDFSDGRKSIDAQRHEKMLERFQNRHKRGVSLSKLESGPPPGKIKTPQSVNLPRKNKNNLPDMQTDVKLRDKNKSTKDAISKRHSWSPRTSMTEVTAKESVIQMKDGNKFTPRSTTLQMAFDQQNITKDACSSSEFNAESLDSSIGLLCVEPPLENFGKDDDGESVSEAGTYTLDGDNYTEEQKERMNIDRMPASNPKTTTKHFLPTGLSIDTSPRRPTNFHDELEIIDLDQPIFGKTDERRKPNILEVTYFHDSSGMQPMKSKQSYLEKLKSRVKNITHKSKSPDKAVYSQQVDSSDQGTFTSVTTSGILSIKPSLENRSGMQRRNSLTKSHIDSSEYVQGVAKLNIHKHEEAKILNCYTDSQKATGLSNYNKNYDSPRHKTSSDASAIGSVASKKDWIQEWAKNAREYSKNPVQKSNSNNSNMTRSYDFENSNQFGYDFDIDMTKSDYYDAKKYEEFGDNLDRQHLYRKQLDRLLNDSCGSEPLIKQGYNNEVSSSFNEFTRRGSMRQYTNPNAAKPPMSPSKIPSPIGSVGRARSVSRNRSLQGSNSDLSTNETEMYLQKTAAAICTLQDLHRRNSLRCTSLHNSSHSSPQSPASRRISPKISPMNSLQSPVHHSYQDKALNLESQQYSPHHQQLRNIKHHHHHQQQQQHLNSINHKRNLSLDDSESYVNALSNLGFGNQMSNSLNTENMNAVIDFKKQHTRHNSFEGMSSLPPKPVKCFQNFDQTNAYYREPLNDGLIIGNDVDDEDDESLLVVTTGVGDLFLDAKKTGLSIKQQITLTGGKSSTIQSKTTGGVTNRSGNSKSVPFQMSSPIKRSSSFSVKAMKPTTPTLTPKLDSKIGGTRIQKSASSTSFKKMVANVANDNDDKFYINDDDDLELDPDYSSNSDFSDKDEETGDIDKEPITNTRYNKTFLMRMEQNKKIAAGIKQGVAACPNTPELPRRTLQVRGAVRDRASMPRDSSLNRMKQDLHLSRKSVGKEFASKESIPAAGTAGYQRVQPKYMDISKYKIPNAGTFLKKDESKSYLMKQDVKKSPSSTSVTMSRIEPSRMSTRSVKSAGTKVSTCAKKDAQKQMKEQELEMWRRRASYDPMKAAMEGKRKQEEARRQAQLHTERLSKSNESSVLRSQSYHCGIGNVTERLYDGGNSNRVKMKSSFDQTDNSSSSHLSNRWTESSDELEDEDIQ
- the LOC129765307 gene encoding uncharacterized protein LOC129765307 isoform X2; translation: MDPFVERQCNIDGKDTKNPTDVGTVTDYEKSDHSPENSRKSDYSPLDDHVCTEPLAAKNVDRRKMQSSNCSSYKEVRDGHSVNKSMSMQEIKKDQRCSSEDPDVRNALAFTIDFSDGRKSIDAQRHEKMLERFQNRHKRGVSLSKLESGPPPGKIKTPQSVNLPRKNKNNLPDMQTDVKLRDKNKSTKDAISKRHSWSPRTSMTEVTAKESVIQMKDGNKFTPRSTTLQMAFDQQNITKDACSSSEFNAESLDSSIGLLCVEPPLENFGKDDDGESVSEAGTYTLDGDNYTEEQKERMNIDRMPASNPKTTTKHFLPTGLSIDTSPRRPTNFHDELEIIDLDQPIFGKTDERRKPNILEVTYFHDSSGMQPMKSKQSYLEKLKSRVKNITHKSKSPDKAVYSQQVDSSDQGTFTSVTTSGILSIKPSLENRSGMQRRNSLTKSHIDSSEYVQGVAKLNIHKHEEAKILNCYTDSQKATGLSNYNKNYDSPRHKTSSDASAIGSVASKKDWIQEWAKNAREYSKNPVQKSNSNNSNMTRSYDFENSNQFGYDFDIDMTKSDYYDAKKYEEFGDNLDRQHLYRKQLDRLLNDSCGSEPLIKQGYNNEVSSSFNEFTRRGSMRQYTNPNAAKPPMSPSKIPSPIGSVGRARSVSRNRSLQGSNSDLSTNETEMYLQKTAAAICTLQDLHRRNSLRCTSLHNSSHSSPQSPASRRISPKISPMNSLQSPVHHSYQDKALNLESQQYSPHHQQLRNIKHHHHHQQQQQHLNSINHKRNLSLDDSESYVNALSNLGFGNQMSNSLNTENMNAVIDFKKQHTRHNSFEGMSSLPPKPVKCFQNFDQTNAYYREPLNDGLIIGNDVDDEDDESLLVVTTGVGDLFLDAKKTGLSIKQQITLTGGKSSTIQSKTTGGVTNRSGNSKSVPFQMSSPIKRSSSFSVKAMKPTTPTLTPKLDSKIGGTRIQKSASSTSFKKMVANVANDNDDKFYINDDDDLELDPDYSSNSDFSDKDEETGDIDKEPITNTRYNKTFLMRMEQNKKIAAGIKQGVAACPNTPELPRRTLQVRGAVRDRASMPRDSSLNRMKQDLHLSRKSVGKEFASKESIPAAGTAGYQRVQPKYMDISKYKIPNAGTFLKKDESKSYLMKQDVKKSPSSTSVTMSRIEPSRMSTRSVKSAGTKVSTCAKKDAQKQMKEQELEMWRRRASYDPMKAAMEGKRKQEEARRQAQLHTERLTPS